From the genome of Halorussus caseinilyticus, one region includes:
- a CDS encoding CBS domain-containing protein: protein MELPTPQDIRERRTELGLTQSELADRAGVSQPLIARIEGGDVDPRLSTLRHIVDALEESEGDIVRAGDLMHEDVVSVGPDDSVSHAVSKMQEEGFSQMPVIENGVPVGSISFEDLMSVGEDARDQPVSEFMGESFPTKSRTATLDELSTDLGHHKAVVVTERGNTVGIITEADIAARLS from the coding sequence ATGGAGTTACCGACGCCCCAAGACATTCGGGAGCGCCGGACCGAACTCGGCCTGACCCAGAGCGAGTTGGCCGACCGTGCAGGGGTCTCTCAGCCACTCATCGCGCGAATCGAGGGCGGGGACGTTGACCCGCGACTCTCGACGCTCCGGCACATCGTGGACGCACTCGAAGAGTCGGAAGGCGACATCGTTCGCGCGGGCGACCTGATGCACGAGGACGTAGTTAGCGTCGGTCCCGACGACTCGGTGAGCCACGCCGTCTCGAAGATGCAGGAGGAGGGTTTCTCCCAGATGCCCGTCATCGAAAACGGCGTTCCGGTCGGCTCTATCAGCTTCGAGGACCTGATGAGCGTCGGCGAGGACGCCCGCGACCAACCGGTCAGCGAGTTCATGGGCGAGAGCTTCCCCACCAAGTCCCGGACCGCCACGCTCGACGAACTCAGCACCGACCTCGGCCACCACAAGGCCGTCGTCGTCACCGAACGCGGCAACACGGTCGGCATCATCACCGAGGCGGACATCGCGGCGCGGTTGTCGTAG
- a CDS encoding thiolase domain-containing protein, giving the protein MRDAYLVGAAQTDFGSFPDESYRSLFRTAFEAARDSVPAGMDSDDVDEAVVGTLGVGGRQLGLSGPAATEHVGLHGIPTTRVENACAASGYAVRQAVQAVRSGMADVVLAGGVEIMTDMSGDATKYWLGVSGETEWERLSGTTFAGVYAQMADAHMAEYGTTTEQMSHVAVKNHRNGAKNPHAQLGFECSLEDAENAQTVADPLTLYHCCPTTDGAAVALIASEDVVDEYTDDPIRVAGVGAASDAVGLFQRDSYTGIEASQRAAETAYRRAGVTPDDIDFAEVHDCFSIAEILAYEDLGFCEPGEGGELAESGTTALDGDLPVNTSGGLKSKGHPIGATGAGQVAEAFKQLSGDAGNRQVEDATRGLTHNVGGSGGAAVVHVFEREARSASNSRAAKPREKEREVAK; this is encoded by the coding sequence ATGCGCGACGCCTATCTCGTCGGCGCGGCCCAGACCGACTTCGGGTCGTTCCCCGACGAAAGCTACCGGTCGCTGTTCCGCACCGCGTTCGAGGCGGCCCGCGACTCCGTGCCCGCGGGTATGGACTCCGACGACGTGGACGAGGCCGTCGTCGGCACCCTCGGCGTGGGCGGCCGCCAACTGGGTCTGTCCGGACCGGCCGCAACCGAACACGTCGGACTCCACGGCATCCCGACCACGCGAGTCGAGAACGCCTGCGCCGCCTCCGGGTACGCGGTCCGGCAGGCGGTGCAGGCCGTCAGGTCCGGGATGGCCGACGTGGTGCTTGCGGGCGGGGTCGAAATCATGACCGACATGTCCGGCGACGCCACCAAGTACTGGCTGGGCGTCTCGGGCGAGACCGAGTGGGAGCGACTCTCCGGGACCACCTTCGCCGGAGTCTACGCGCAGATGGCCGACGCGCACATGGCCGAGTACGGCACCACGACCGAACAGATGTCCCACGTCGCGGTCAAGAACCACCGCAACGGCGCGAAGAACCCCCACGCCCAACTCGGCTTCGAGTGTTCGCTGGAGGACGCCGAGAACGCCCAGACCGTCGCCGACCCCCTCACGCTCTACCACTGCTGTCCGACCACCGACGGGGCCGCAGTCGCCCTGATTGCCAGCGAAGACGTGGTAGACGAGTACACCGACGACCCCATCCGCGTCGCTGGCGTCGGCGCGGCCAGCGACGCCGTGGGCCTGTTCCAGCGCGATAGCTACACCGGTATCGAGGCCTCCCAGCGCGCCGCCGAGACCGCCTACCGGCGCGCCGGAGTCACGCCCGACGACATCGACTTCGCGGAGGTTCACGACTGTTTCTCCATCGCCGAGATTCTGGCCTACGAGGACTTGGGCTTCTGCGAACCCGGCGAGGGCGGCGAACTCGCCGAGTCCGGAACGACCGCGCTCGACGGCGACCTGCCGGTCAACACCTCCGGCGGTCTCAAGTCGAAGGGCCACCCCATCGGGGCGACGGGGGCCGGACAGGTCGCGGAGGCCTTCAAGCAACTCTCGGGCGACGCCGGGAACCGACAGGTCGAGGACGCGACCCGCGGCCTGACCCACAACGTCGGCGGGAGCGGCGGCGCGGCAGTCGTCCACGTCTTCGAGCGCGAGGCGCGAAGCGCCTCGAACAGTCGAGCGGCGAAGCCGCGAGAGAAGGAGCGGGAGGTGGCGAAATGA
- a CDS encoding OB-fold domain-containing protein, protein MNPKIEAVGAYAPRFRVSAEAFEEAWGQFHAAGVNSKAVPDADEDAVTMAYEAASRALDAADRAGADVSFLAFASTTPPLAEEDLTARLGGMLSVPQSATRHVFTGSTRAGTRALDAALSAGPWEQEADDSPPSGESVGLVVAADCPRGRPDSDEDHAAGAGAAAFVLSESGGSAGGAEVRERAEYASEYPGTRFRRAGSEAVEGLGATGYERRAFTETLAGAVEQLDLADASEVDAAAVQAPNGKLPYRAADALGVDTDRIGACATVHELGDTAAASVPLALARALADGAETVLAASFGSGAGADALLVENAGGGSDADGIPSSLALDDGESVSYAEYLRKRGELTSGPPDGGGAYVSVPSWRRTLDQRHRLLAGRCPECGGLNFPPEGACNDCKALVDGYDEVRLTGEGTVEAATVISQGGAPPEFAEQQAQSGDFAVAVVALDGPDGDSASVPAQVVAADPSDVAIGDPVETTMRRVYTQEGVTRYGFKIRPRGPEGE, encoded by the coding sequence ATGAATCCCAAAATCGAGGCCGTCGGAGCCTACGCGCCGCGGTTCCGGGTCTCCGCGGAAGCCTTCGAGGAGGCGTGGGGACAGTTCCACGCCGCCGGAGTGAACTCGAAGGCAGTCCCCGACGCCGACGAGGACGCCGTGACGATGGCGTACGAGGCGGCTTCGCGTGCGCTCGACGCGGCCGACCGCGCGGGAGCGGACGTGTCGTTCCTCGCGTTCGCGTCCACGACGCCGCCGCTGGCCGAGGAGGACCTGACCGCCCGACTCGGCGGGATGCTGTCGGTACCCCAATCCGCGACTCGTCACGTCTTCACGGGAAGCACGCGGGCCGGGACGCGGGCGCTCGACGCCGCGCTGTCGGCCGGGCCGTGGGAGCAGGAGGCCGACGACTCGCCGCCCTCCGGCGAGTCGGTCGGCCTCGTCGTCGCCGCCGACTGCCCGCGCGGGCGACCCGACAGCGACGAGGACCACGCCGCCGGAGCGGGCGCGGCCGCGTTCGTCCTCTCGGAGTCCGGCGGGAGTGCGGGCGGGGCAGAGGTCCGCGAACGCGCCGAGTACGCCAGCGAGTACCCCGGCACGCGCTTCCGGCGCGCAGGGTCGGAGGCAGTCGAAGGGCTCGGCGCGACCGGATACGAGCGCCGAGCGTTCACCGAGACGCTGGCCGGGGCAGTCGAGCAGTTAGACCTCGCCGACGCGAGCGAGGTTGACGCCGCGGCGGTCCAAGCCCCGAACGGCAAACTCCCCTACCGCGCGGCGGATGCGCTCGGCGTCGATACCGACCGGATTGGGGCGTGTGCGACCGTCCACGAGTTGGGCGACACCGCCGCGGCGAGCGTTCCGCTCGCGCTCGCTCGCGCGCTCGCGGACGGCGCGGAGACCGTTCTCGCGGCCTCGTTCGGCAGTGGCGCTGGCGCGGACGCTCTGCTGGTCGAGAACGCTGGCGGGGGGAGCGACGCCGACGGAATCCCTTCGTCGCTCGCGCTTGACGACGGCGAATCCGTCAGTTACGCCGAGTACCTCCGTAAGCGCGGCGAGTTGACCTCGGGACCGCCCGACGGCGGCGGCGCGTACGTCAGCGTCCCGTCGTGGCGACGGACCTTGGACCAGCGCCACCGCCTGCTGGCGGGCCGGTGTCCGGAGTGTGGCGGTCTCAACTTCCCGCCCGAAGGTGCCTGCAACGACTGCAAGGCGCTCGTGGACGGCTACGACGAGGTTCGACTCACCGGCGAGGGCACGGTGGAGGCGGCCACGGTCATCTCGCAGGGCGGCGCGCCGCCGGAGTTCGCCGAACAGCAGGCCCAGTCCGGCGACTTCGCCGTCGCGGTGGTCGCACTGGACGGTCCCGACGGCGACTCGGCGAGCGTCCCGGCGCAGGTTGTGGCCGCGGACCCCTCGGACGTGGCAATCGGCGACCCCGTGGAGACGACGATGCGCCGGGTCTACACCCAAGAGGGCGTGACGCGGTACGGGTTCAAGATTCGCCCGCGCGGGCCGGAAGGCGAGTAG